ccgagtggcgcagtagtaaagtgctcgccctatcatccggggatcgctggttcgatcgcCCGGAGGAAAGCACTAGCCACTCCTTccacgtgcgcgagctcacagacgcccctgatcccctctgagagagagagagctcggccaatcagctctctataggtctccggctgtgagaggtaacagcatcattTGGGgatcgatccccgggtgatgctgttacctctcacagccggagacCTAGagagagccccctagtgacggtgAGGaatcccaaaaaaattaaataaaaaaaatttatatatatatatatatatatatatatatatatatatatatatatatagtcatgtttatacatttttttatgttttggttATTGTAACATATGGCTATGATGACATAGTATGGGACATGCTtttgaaatataatatattttgctATTATTGTATAATATCCTTTTTAATCCATACCGACATAAACTATGATAACGTGTTGTAGTGAAATTGTAATCTATGTACTCAAGCTCTAAACACATAGTGTAATATCCAAATATTGTACTTATGTAATATGCTTGCATTGCTTACCTATGTATGTACTTCATCCATGTAAATAGACTGCAGTGTGATTGTGAGAAGAGTGACTTTGACCTAACACTTCTTTTCAACCGTCCACATCTTTTACGTCGACACTCCCTGGGAAGTTTTAGGACATCAAATTgtatgataaacatatatatatatatatatatatatatatatatatatatatatatatatatattttttttttacatatgcccttcaacacacacacacacacacactgagtaaattggatatataattaatataaaaaatcttGTAAAATCGAATCATGTTAACTACCAATATCTCAAAACATTTGAAGTACATGTtgagaaatatttaaattgtttaaaaaaagtaataaggtgtttaaagaaatacaacaaacaaatgATTGTGCTCATAGTAGTGAGATACAAGAGTTACAAAATATGAAACTAACATTACAGTTTACAATAATTTATTCTTACCAGATGAAATAATCCTTGGTCTGGGAAGCAACCATGCTCAGTTTATGCCCACAGTTCTTGCATTTAATTTTCCGTTTCAACAAGCCAATCGTTTGCaaccattttattaattttaaagatgATTTTTTAGTTTCTCTAACATAAACTTTAGTCAAAAGTTTTCTCTCCAGTGAATCCATACTATGGAGTGATGGGTCGTTcttgaacgattcgttctttttgaacgaatcttttaaATGACTCAGATAaacgagtcgtctcggagagtgattcgttcattttctattgggcgggcatgcgcaaagcatcgcaaaacctccgtatgttatatacaggaaacagtttTGAATGATTCTCAGCAATGAGTCTTCGAgtcctgagtcgttcgttcttttgacacgtgactcccataaacgctatgcggtgcaatagatttaaaagaacgaacgactcagactgaaAGATATGATGTTGAGCTGctcattatgtttattataatatgtccttagttacattgtaatattttcataactggaactatagccaaaatgtcTGTATGTTAACGTATTGGgggtattttttattgaaaacgcaacattttaatttatttctgatcaaagaaccgagtcacttaaatgattcgaacttcccatcactagccGGAAGAGCTAGTAGGCTAACTATTCTTCAATTTAACGACCAAGACAACCAAAGAATTAAAAATTGGCGCACTTTCATTTCATTGGCTAATTATGTTATCAGATACACCAACCATGGATGAGTGTTCACACGTGACCAAGCACTTCTACAATCGGATTGGCCAAAATCTCACCGCCTGAAAATTTGGTTGTCCAAATGGTAAGAGTTAACTTCTTTTGggtaatattgttcttttttcttatagaaagtattttttattacttgcaTGTGAAGTAAAATCATTATCAATTTACTATTCAGCATCAACATGTTTGATCCAGCACATTCAGTGCATCGTCCCTCACCTGGCATTGGGAGCAGTACGCTGGGTACCATGCATTTTACCCGGGCAAAGGCACGGAGGGCAAATGCCCAGAGCGAAGATGGAGGCGAATCCACGAACAAAAGTGGTAAGTTGTGTTTATAGACCTAAAGATAGTTTACATGAAGCTGATGTTATTTCGTCACGCGAAACAATATACAAAGTCAATTAAAATACACGAATGGACACAAATTCGCGCCGGACGATGTGTCACAGAAATACGCGTCTGATATAATTGAGAAAGATTTGATTGGGTaattcatgtacagtattactttttttttttagttatttcttaattattttaataatgtcatTAACATTGAAGAATTGAAATTACTTTTCTTGTATAGCCTGATGACTGCTGCCTCTACCCTGGGTACAATTCACTGAAATATTCTAAGTTATAGCAAAGTTCTAAACAATGCAGCTTGAAAGTCGAacactaatgcatttttttttgtttcagtatATATCAATTTTGTACACATTATTTGTAATTCTTTAATGTTTCCTTAAAGGAGAAGGCCACAAGATTTACAGATAATGTACTCACCCCCAAGTCATCCAATATGTTTTTTCTCAGATTTATTAGtctaaacacacattatacacattaGCCATAAGGTAATATAACAACTGGGGGCAACAGGGCTAGCTTTTAATTTTGACTCTGTGCCACttacatatattaaaaattttatatgtcATATTGTGCAGCTGGTAAGATGGACAGTCTCAAGCCTGTTAAACAACACATTCTGTGGAAAAACAAGGCTGAGATGCTCCAGTCTCGGGTGGATGAGCTGCAGGAGGAAAATGACTTGCTGAGGAAGCAACTTGAAGAGAGGTCTGCACGAGAACAAGGTATGGATAAGTACAGCAGGTGGACCTCCAGAACTTGTGTGGGATTCAAAGGAATTCTGCCAGTACCAtaacaatatgtttaaaaatattactgcCAGCATTTCCATATTATTTTGGAAAATTATCAATCTGAAAAAGTGAAGACATGCATATGTGAAAGTAATTTGATCTAAAGCTATATGCTGCTGCTTTTTGTCCATGATATTTAATTGAAACAAAAAAGGGGTGCCTCAGTAGCCATCTACTTTTTCCATAGTAGGTCTAGACTTAGTGTTTAACTctgcttaaaaaatattaacagaaaaggatatttacatataaacatACTTTTATTTAGACCATAATACTTACAGATTTAGTtgttaaattactttaataatgttaatttagTTGTCATTTGTAAGAAATTTGAATGAAGAATTGAAATTACTTCTCTTGTATAACCTGATAACTGCTGCCTCTACCCTGGGTAAAAGTCACTGAAATATCCTAATAGTTATAGAAAAGTTCTATACAATGCACCTGGGAAGTAGAACACTAatgcattttcttctttttgtacatATACAACCTGAGAGATTTTGTACACATTATTTGTAATGTCTCCTTAAACACAATGTTATCTCCACCACATTAATTACATTCTTTAAAGTTTTGTGGTGCCTATAGGCACAGAGCTGAGGGTGAAGTTATGCTTTAcactttatttatgtttgttttatcaTTTGACAGATGGGAACATTGAGATAATGGCCACTGGAGATGAGGGGCCACCGGCCATGATGGTGAACACCAGCACTGACACTAGCACTGATTCAAGCTCTGACTCCAGCAGTGACTCCAGCTCCAGCTCTACCTCTGACTCTTCAGataaggaaaagaagaaaaagaagtataAAAAGAAGAATGGCAAGAAgagaagcaaaaaaagaaagaaggaaaacaaaaaggcaAAGAGGTCAGGCGGAAAAGGAGAGCGAGGTATGGTAGGCTCTTAAGACATGCTGTATTTGTTTAGGTATCAAGTGTTGAGGTTATATTTTTAGGATTTGAGACATTCTGCACACTGTCCACCAATATCAATCTTATCATCTCTCTTTTGAATTACATGAAATCAATGTGTCAATTCTGAAATctgtgctgtttgtttttcttcaatCAGTGACGATCTGCATTcaacttgtatttttattacaggtttcttaaaaatgtttcGAATGAAGTAAATAGAGAAACAATTTGTCTGCACTTACCTATTATGTCTGGATGAGGTGAACCTgtaattaatagttaaatatgaagAATATCCTGACTAGTTTTtatctctctttgttttttaaccaGTAATCAGCAAATAGTCTTGCATGGGCTTAATTGGCAGACTGCTCTCACACTGCCtactataaaatacaataaatgttCTGAATCAAAGATAAACACCTTCATCCAAGTTGCAGCTTTTTGGGAAGCACTGTGCAACTAAGTCTCACCCTGTGTCTCACCCTGCAACTAAGACACCACACAAGACACAAAACAGAACTCATTGGTGATttcttcacattgttttttctttcagttgCCTCAATCTCGGATGTGGTGAAAAGATATCGGCGTGTCCTCAAACATGTGCAAAGAGGCTTCCGGATGACCACAGCTTTCAAGAAAGCTCGCGTTTCAAGAAATGCCGTGAAAGACACGGCAGCAATTGCCGAGATTTACATAGCTGACAAAAGTCTCCTAAGCCAGTTCAAGGGTAAATACACACTTCTAAAACTAGCACAAatttgtcagaaaaaaatagttGGTGAGCTGGCAGAAAAGataattgaaatgaaaaacaacaaacagctCATCCCCTTTTCTGCCAAGAAAGACTGAATGTATGCAGGATGTAACAGGATGTTAGCaggatatttttgtttgtttgtaagatTGTTAAACAggcaagttttattttttcataatgtgAAATGTTGGTGTGCTGATGGTGAAGTTGCGTGACCCCTATACGGTGACATGGTGCTGCCAGTGcagcatgtttattttattgtttttctttttgttttatgatCTGATACCCTGGTGAACAATGGGTTTGTGTTAAcatattgttaataaaacaacGTTCTCTCATATCCTGCCTGTAGTGTTTTGTCTATTGTATTTTATCGTCTGGTACTGACTTCTTATCTTAAATGGTAAATCTGTTGTCTATTATTAATGGATGATTGTATGTGTTCTGTTAATAGCTTATTGACTTTCTACAGTTATCAACTGTTTTTCACTTTAATTGGACAGTCCTAAAATGTATCTACATATGCTTAGTAGAGAATGCCTACTAATAGTCTGCTGAACGTAAACTGTACATTAGTTGACAAGCAACAGATGTGCAACTAATGTTTAGTTGACTATCAACAGATAATAAACTAGTGAttttgggaaaataaaaaagagatggTTAAGTAATTAGTTATCTGATGCATTTGAGACCCTTGATTAAAGATATATGCTCTTGATCATATGTTGACATGGCTGTAGACTATCAACTGATAGATTAATTCTGAGTAGTTACTATTAGATAATAACCTGTTGAGAAAGACAGGCTGACAGTCAACATGCACTTTTTATAAAATCCATAGAATAGAAAGTAAATTGCAGTTTATAATCTACAGACAGTTAGTTGATTGTATGTTGCTTGTCTGTTAAAACAATGTTGTTGAATGTCAACTGATGCACTGTTGACACGCTACTAAATGACTACTGGTAACTAGTAGAGTGTCAACAGATGGACTATCAAAATAAAGTGTTACCAAATTTTGTCTCGTatcttttgacagctctttgatTTTTCCCATGctgctacttagactttggctgattgtggggtgcacaggtgtctttatgacagctaatgaCCTCacacaggtgctactaatttcgAATCATAAGCTGggctatttaaaagcaaaataacaggtctttgaggatcagaaatctggctgataagcaagtgaacaatacttatttgacacagtaattcacaaataaattgctcaaaaatcatacaatgtgatttccagatatttctttttagattctgtctctcacagtggaaatgcacctacgctgaaaattgtagacccctccatgatttctaagtaagagaacttgcaaaatcacagagtAATCAAATACTAATAGACCTCAATGTATGTACATGTATATTCTGTTACTTTTGTGCATGTAATCTTCCAGACACACTAATCCACAATGTTTGCACAGTTACACTGTATTACACTATAtaaacgcgcacacacacaataagtgCATCTTGTTTGTGTGACCCATTGTTAATTATTGGAAATAAGCCACTTATGCACTTTTGCATTTCGTTGGCTCTGTACATatactttgcacaatgacaaagtttaatctaatctaatctaatattgCCACTCTAATTACACTAGCACCGATGGCTTGTTATAAGGCCCTGTTATCTACCAAAGTGGGAGATGTACTGCTGATGCATTGCtgatgatgacaatgatgaatttgtattgtttttaatacacaaatgaattaaaaatgttattttatttgctgCCAGAATAAC
The sequence above is drawn from the Clarias gariepinus isolate MV-2021 ecotype Netherlands chromosome 17, CGAR_prim_01v2, whole genome shotgun sequence genome and encodes:
- the LOC128545400 gene encoding protein FAM133-like, translated to MFDPAHSVHRPSPGIGSSTLGTMHFTRAKARRANAQSEDGGESTNKSAGKMDSLKPVKQHILWKNKAEMLQSRVDELQEENDLLRKQLEERSAREQDGNIEIMATGDEGPPAMMVNTSTDTSTDSSSDSSSDSSSSSTSDSSDKEKKKKKYKKKNGKKRSKKRKKENKKAKRSGGKGERVASISDVVKRYRRVLKHVQRGFRMTTAFKKARVSRNAVKDTAAIAEIYIADKSLLSQFKGKYTLLKLAQICQKKIVGELAEKIIEMKNNKQLIPFSAKKD